A single genomic interval of Flavihumibacter rivuli harbors:
- a CDS encoding FAD binding domain-containing protein: MIPQSFQYESPGSLSEAIAMLQQYGEDAKILSGGHSLIPMMKLRFATPEYLIDINGIPGLSFIKEENGILRIGALTREADLEHSDFLKKKFPIFSDATKLIADPQVRNMGTIGGNIAHGDAANDHPAVMLALNATIVATGPDGEREIPIDEFFFGFYMTALQHGEILTEIRIPVPPSGTGNAYYKMERKVGDYATAGVAVQITLDDNGVVTAAGIGLTNVNPVPLRAARSEQALIGKPLSEASINEAAQYASEDCNPSSDLRGSEEYKRSIVGTLVKRMIHQAVNRANN; the protein is encoded by the coding sequence ATGATCCCGCAGTCATTCCAGTATGAATCACCAGGCTCCCTGTCTGAAGCCATCGCTATGCTTCAGCAGTATGGAGAGGACGCAAAGATCCTGTCGGGGGGACACAGCCTGATCCCCATGATGAAGCTCCGGTTTGCCACGCCCGAGTACCTGATCGATATCAATGGTATTCCCGGTCTTTCCTTTATTAAGGAAGAAAACGGCATCCTCAGGATCGGCGCCCTTACCAGGGAAGCAGACCTTGAACATTCTGATTTTTTGAAGAAGAAATTCCCCATCTTCTCCGATGCCACCAAACTTATCGCAGACCCGCAGGTTCGCAACATGGGAACCATCGGTGGCAATATCGCCCACGGCGATGCTGCCAATGACCATCCCGCTGTGATGCTGGCACTCAATGCAACCATCGTGGCAACAGGTCCCGATGGCGAAAGGGAGATCCCCATTGATGAATTCTTCTTCGGATTCTACATGACTGCATTACAACACGGGGAGATCCTCACCGAGATCAGGATACCCGTTCCTCCTTCAGGAACCGGGAACGCCTACTACAAAATGGAAAGGAAGGTAGGCGACTATGCCACTGCAGGGGTTGCTGTACAGATCACCCTGGACGACAATGGCGTGGTGACCGCTGCCGGTATCGGCCTGACCAATGTGAACCCTGTTCCCCTGCGTGCTGCGAGGTCTGAACAGGCGCTGATCGGCAAGCCTCTTAGCGAGGCAAGCATCAATGAGGCAGCCCAATATGCTTCCGAGGATTGCAATCCTTCTTCGGACCTGCGCGGCAGCGAAGAATACAAAAGATCGATCGTGGGCACACTGGTCAAACGCATGATCCACCAGGCTGTCAACAGGGCAAACAATTAA
- a CDS encoding (2Fe-2S)-binding protein, translating to MLKQITVTVNGVQHTLEVEPRLLLVHMIREVLNLTGTHIGCDTSSCGACTILLDGKSIKSCTVLAVQANGKSITTIEGVAQNGELSPLQEGFKENHGLHCGFCTPGMILRATELLANNPNPTEEEIRWGIAGNLCRCTGYNNIVKAIQYAGAKMRGDELPSTEPEFV from the coding sequence ATGTTAAAACAAATAACAGTAACCGTAAACGGTGTCCAACACACACTTGAGGTGGAACCCCGCTTACTGTTGGTCCATATGATCAGGGAAGTCCTGAATCTAACGGGTACGCACATAGGATGTGACACGTCAAGTTGCGGTGCCTGCACCATCCTGCTCGATGGAAAGTCTATTAAGTCCTGTACGGTATTAGCCGTCCAGGCCAATGGAAAGTCCATTACCACCATTGAGGGTGTGGCACAAAATGGTGAATTATCGCCACTGCAGGAAGGTTTCAAGGAGAACCATGGACTTCATTGCGGATTCTGTACACCTGGGATGATCCTGCGCGCTACAGAACTCCTGGCCAACAATCCCAATCCAACGGAAGAGGAGATCCGGTGGGGTATTGCGGGTAACCTATGCCGCTGCACGGGCTATAATAATATTGTGAAAGCCATTCAATATGCCGGCGCAAAAATGCGTGGCGATGAACTGCCTTCCACCGAACCCGAATTCGTATAA
- a CDS encoding aerobic carbon-monoxide dehydrogenase large subunit, with protein sequence MIQCKTSKEIGGMGHSLKRKEDIRFIQGKGHYVDDVKLPGMLYMDIVRSPYAYAKIKKINIEEAMKVPGVVAVVTGKDLEKYNLHWMPTLMSDTQMVLPTDTVMYQAQEVAAVIATSKYAARDGREAVKVEYEPMKPVIDPFKSLDPGAPVLRSDKEGKKDNHIWHWEVGDKNKTDDVFAKAEVVVKEQMHIPRIHVASIETCGCVADYDKVNNHLTMYMTTQAPHAIRTVIALVAGHVGLTEEKIRVISPDIGGGFGGKVPVYPGYVIAIAVSFLVGKPVKWIEDRSENLQADSFARDYHITAEMAGTKDGKILATRFKILADHGYTDASANPSKFPTGMFSVATGSYDYDTTYMECDAVYTNKPPGGVAYRCSFRVTEAVHAIERITDRYALEIGKDPAELRLQNFIKKEDFPWKSPTGWIYDSGDYHKGLLKAMDTVNYHQLRAEQAEKRKRGELMGIGISTFTEIVGAGPSKDFDILGIKMFDSAEIRVHPTGKAIARFGTKSQGQGHETTYAQIIAEELGIPAENIQIEEGDTDTAPYGLGTYASRSTPTAGAAAAVAARKLRDKARKIAAYLLEVSEDDLEWEPGKFFVKGAPEKSKTIQEIVFASYTNHPPGMEAGFEATHYYDPPNLTFPSGAYICVVDIDKETGAIHVRRFVAIDDCGNIINPMIVQGQVHGGLTQGIAPAMYEELIYDEAGNILNGTFMDYLVPTAVESPKWETGHTVTPSPHHPIGAKGVGESPTVGAPPAIANAIVDALSPYGITHLDIPITPFKVWKALKEKGVV encoded by the coding sequence ATGATTCAATGTAAAACATCAAAAGAGATCGGCGGCATGGGTCACTCCCTCAAAAGGAAGGAGGACATTCGCTTCATCCAGGGCAAAGGCCACTATGTGGATGATGTGAAACTGCCCGGCATGTTGTATATGGACATAGTAAGAAGTCCCTATGCCTATGCCAAGATCAAGAAGATCAATATTGAAGAAGCCATGAAGGTTCCCGGCGTAGTAGCCGTGGTGACCGGAAAGGACCTTGAAAAATACAACCTGCACTGGATGCCTACCCTGATGTCGGACACCCAAATGGTGTTGCCTACCGACACAGTAATGTACCAGGCACAGGAAGTAGCTGCCGTGATCGCTACCAGCAAGTATGCCGCCCGTGATGGCCGAGAAGCCGTAAAGGTGGAATACGAACCCATGAAGCCCGTGATCGATCCCTTCAAATCACTGGATCCTGGTGCGCCCGTGCTGCGCAGCGACAAGGAAGGCAAGAAGGATAACCATATCTGGCATTGGGAAGTGGGCGACAAGAACAAGACCGATGATGTGTTCGCCAAGGCCGAAGTGGTCGTGAAGGAACAGATGCATATCCCCCGTATCCACGTGGCCTCTATTGAGACCTGTGGTTGTGTGGCCGATTACGATAAGGTGAACAACCACCTCACCATGTACATGACCACCCAGGCGCCACACGCCATCCGCACGGTGATCGCGTTGGTAGCAGGGCATGTTGGCCTCACAGAAGAAAAGATCAGGGTGATCTCCCCTGATATAGGCGGAGGCTTTGGCGGTAAAGTACCGGTATACCCGGGCTATGTGATCGCTATCGCGGTTTCATTCCTTGTTGGAAAACCAGTGAAGTGGATCGAAGACAGGAGCGAGAACCTGCAAGCCGATTCCTTTGCCCGCGATTACCATATCACGGCAGAGATGGCCGGTACCAAGGACGGTAAGATCCTGGCCACCCGATTCAAGATATTGGCTGACCATGGTTACACTGATGCCTCGGCCAACCCCTCCAAATTCCCGACAGGAATGTTCTCCGTCGCCACGGGTTCTTACGATTACGACACCACCTATATGGAATGTGATGCCGTATATACCAACAAGCCGCCAGGGGGTGTTGCCTACCGTTGTTCTTTCCGCGTAACCGAGGCAGTGCATGCCATTGAGCGCATCACCGACCGCTATGCATTGGAGATCGGAAAAGATCCGGCAGAACTGCGTTTGCAGAACTTTATCAAGAAAGAAGACTTCCCCTGGAAATCGCCAACGGGATGGATCTATGATAGTGGTGATTACCACAAAGGCTTGCTGAAAGCCATGGATACCGTCAACTACCACCAGCTTCGCGCCGAACAGGCAGAAAAAAGGAAGCGCGGGGAACTGATGGGGATTGGTATCTCCACCTTCACTGAGATCGTTGGTGCAGGACCTTCAAAGGATTTTGATATCCTGGGCATCAAGATGTTCGACAGTGCCGAAATCCGTGTTCACCCAACAGGAAAGGCCATCGCCCGCTTCGGTACCAAGTCACAGGGACAGGGCCACGAGACTACCTATGCGCAGATCATCGCTGAGGAACTGGGCATACCGGCTGAGAACATCCAGATCGAAGAAGGGGATACCGATACCGCACCATACGGACTGGGTACCTATGCTTCCCGAAGCACCCCAACAGCAGGTGCAGCTGCGGCTGTGGCTGCCCGCAAGTTGAGGGATAAGGCCAGGAAGATCGCGGCCTACCTGCTCGAAGTGAGCGAGGACGACCTGGAATGGGAACCCGGTAAGTTCTTTGTAAAGGGCGCGCCGGAGAAGTCCAAGACCATCCAGGAGATCGTGTTCGCTTCTTATACCAACCACCCGCCGGGCATGGAAGCAGGCTTTGAAGCAACCCATTACTACGATCCGCCAAACCTCACCTTCCCTTCAGGTGCCTATATCTGCGTGGTGGATATTGACAAGGAAACCGGTGCCATACATGTAAGGCGTTTCGTTGCCATCGATGACTGCGGAAATATCATCAACCCGATGATCGTACAAGGACAGGTACATGGAGGCTTAACGCAAGGCATCGCCCCTGCCATGTATGAGGAACTCATCTACGATGAAGCAGGCAATATCCTGAATGGAACCTTCATGGATTACCTTGTACCAACAGCAGTTGAATCACCCAAGTGGGAAACCGGTCATACCGTTACCCCATCGCCCCACCATCCGATCGGAGCCAAGGGCGTAGGTGAGTCACCAACAGTAGGTGCGCCTCCTGCCATTGCCAATGCCATCGTTGATGCGTTGAGTCCGTATGGCATCACCCACCTGGATATCCCGATCACACCGTTCAAGGTGTGGAAGGCATTGAAGGAGAAGGGGGTGGTGTGA
- a CDS encoding SRPBCC family protein, whose translation MTTTITKSFHVEHPIDAVWNNLTNPTQVVTCVPGASLTEQIDNDNYKGEVELKFGPVKAKYDGLITFLERDAATKKMSLKGTGTDSKGKGGADMKMDGQLTEKDGGTDVNVTMEVNVTGMMAQFGSRLINDVSNQVFDQFVNNFKKQLSGEQVDNTLSAGSMVGGMIKGLFGGKK comes from the coding sequence ATGACAACGACAATAACCAAATCATTCCATGTAGAGCATCCGATAGATGCTGTTTGGAATAACCTGACCAACCCGACACAGGTAGTGACCTGCGTACCCGGTGCATCGTTGACCGAGCAGATCGACAACGACAATTACAAGGGCGAAGTGGAGTTGAAGTTTGGACCGGTAAAGGCCAAATATGATGGATTGATCACTTTCCTGGAAAGGGATGCTGCCACTAAGAAAATGTCGCTCAAGGGAACCGGTACGGATAGCAAAGGAAAGGGCGGTGCCGATATGAAAATGGATGGCCAGCTCACCGAAAAAGATGGTGGCACCGATGTGAATGTGACCATGGAAGTGAATGTGACCGGCATGATGGCACAGTTCGGTTCAAGGCTTATCAATGACGTTTCCAACCAGGTATTCGACCAGTTCGTCAACAACTTCAAAAAGCAATTGTCAGGAGAGCAGGTGGATAACACCCTCAGTGCCGGCTCCATGGTGGGCGGCATGATCAAGGGACTGTTTGGTGGCAAAAAATAA
- a CDS encoding AAA family ATPase yields MKTIHSQQEIIEALDRMNYVADDAFATSLFLMLKLQKPLLLEGPPGVGKTEVAHALARILDTKLIRLQCYEGLDINAAVYEWNYQKQLLGIKLQEGTTLSIEEKEKHIFSHEYLLKRPLLESITELYQSPVLLIDELDRSDEEFEAFLLELLSAFQISIPEMGTIKAEHKPFVILTSNRTRELSDALKRRCLYYWIDYPDLALEMQIVQKHLPGIEATLLEQVVGCVQQFRQKKLAKTPGVSETIDWAQSLMTLGYRELNQKAFDQTLGSILKSTDDINQVKAEGLESFIR; encoded by the coding sequence GTGAAAACAATCCATTCCCAACAGGAGATCATTGAAGCGCTGGATAGGATGAACTATGTGGCAGATGATGCATTTGCCACATCCCTCTTCCTCATGCTGAAACTGCAAAAACCATTATTACTCGAAGGTCCTCCCGGTGTGGGCAAGACAGAAGTGGCCCATGCCCTGGCCAGGATACTGGACACCAAACTGATCCGCCTGCAGTGCTATGAGGGACTCGATATCAATGCAGCGGTATACGAATGGAACTACCAGAAACAATTGCTCGGCATCAAACTCCAGGAAGGCACTACCCTTTCCATCGAGGAGAAGGAAAAGCATATATTCAGTCATGAATACCTGCTGAAGCGACCCTTACTGGAATCCATAACCGAATTGTACCAGTCGCCCGTACTGTTGATCGATGAGCTGGACCGTTCCGATGAAGAGTTTGAAGCCTTCCTGCTGGAATTGCTTTCTGCCTTCCAGATCAGTATCCCGGAAATGGGAACCATCAAGGCTGAACATAAACCCTTTGTGATCCTTACGTCTAACCGTACCCGCGAGTTAAGCGATGCCCTGAAAAGAAGGTGCCTCTATTACTGGATCGATTATCCTGATCTGGCACTGGAAATGCAGATCGTTCAAAAGCACCTCCCCGGCATAGAAGCCACCTTACTGGAACAGGTTGTGGGTTGTGTGCAGCAATTCCGCCAGAAAAAGCTGGCGAAAACACCGGGGGTATCGGAGACCATCGACTGGGCACAATCATTGATGACACTGGGTTACAGGGAGTTGAACCAAAAAGCATTTGACCAGACATTGGGCTCCATACTTAAGTCAACAGACGATATCAACCAGGTAAAAGCGGAAGGGCTGGAAAGCTTTATCCGCTGA
- a CDS encoding vWA domain-containing protein, whose product MKQQAYQTASITEGIVAFTHFARSHGLNVGLPETRDALLAADLGLLTNREHFKNALKSIFCKSPEECKSFEKLFLLFWDTNPIDLQERKGKTSVQGVVEKKTNATLVMLGRGNQQEEESSAKNVSGANEKERLKRTDLASVKETDAEQLEAIARKLFREMAVRMRRRMKNSTRKGRINLRRTIRHSISFGGEPMELFRKSQKPKKQRLIVLLDVSGSMDKYSFYLLRFICALKEHFRQLEAFLFSTSLLRVTKALQLNRIDQILQTVSAQAEHWSGGTRIGSCLHDFNERYGKLLLNGSPIVLILSDGLDTGTPEELQKEMKFIKGKARKVIWLNPLKGMKGYAPIAKGMSAALPSIDDFRSAHNLESLLELENILQDA is encoded by the coding sequence ATGAAACAACAGGCCTACCAAACCGCTAGCATTACCGAAGGCATCGTGGCTTTTACCCATTTTGCCAGGAGTCATGGTTTGAATGTGGGCCTTCCGGAGACCAGGGATGCCTTGCTCGCTGCTGACCTGGGACTATTGACCAACAGGGAGCATTTCAAGAACGCTTTGAAAAGCATCTTCTGCAAATCGCCGGAAGAATGCAAAAGTTTTGAAAAGCTATTCCTTTTGTTCTGGGATACCAATCCCATCGACCTGCAGGAAAGGAAGGGCAAGACCTCGGTACAGGGTGTGGTGGAGAAGAAGACCAATGCCACACTGGTGATGCTGGGCAGGGGTAACCAACAGGAGGAGGAGTCATCCGCGAAGAACGTGAGTGGCGCCAATGAAAAGGAACGCCTGAAGCGAACAGACCTTGCCAGTGTGAAGGAAACCGATGCAGAACAACTGGAAGCCATCGCCAGGAAACTCTTCCGGGAAATGGCCGTGAGGATGAGGAGGAGGATGAAGAACTCGACCAGGAAAGGAAGGATCAACCTGCGGCGCACCATCCGGCACAGCATAAGTTTTGGTGGCGAGCCGATGGAATTGTTCAGGAAGTCACAAAAGCCCAAAAAGCAAAGACTGATCGTGCTGCTGGATGTCAGCGGCTCCATGGATAAATACAGTTTTTACCTGCTGCGGTTCATCTGTGCACTAAAGGAGCATTTCCGGCAATTGGAAGCCTTCCTGTTCAGCACCTCCCTGCTTCGGGTGACCAAGGCCCTGCAATTGAACAGGATAGACCAGATATTGCAGACGGTATCCGCACAGGCAGAGCATTGGTCGGGAGGCACCAGGATAGGTAGTTGCCTGCATGATTTCAATGAACGCTATGGAAAGCTCCTCTTGAATGGCTCACCGATCGTACTGATACTGAGTGATGGATTGGATACCGGAACACCGGAGGAACTGCAAAAGGAAATGAAATTTATCAAAGGGAAGGCCAGGAAGGTCATCTGGCTGAACCCCCTGAAGGGTATGAAAGGTTATGCCCCCATTGCGAAAGGAATGAGCGCTGCGCTCCCATCGATCGACGACTTTCGCTCGGCACATAACCTGGAAAGTTTGCTGGAACTAGAAAATATTTTACAAGATGCTTGA
- a CDS encoding XdhC family protein: MLEVFLEKGQELRKRNEPFAIAVVVRREAPSSGKTGDKAIINKFGEIIGWVGGGCVRAIIIKEAEDAMKSGKARLVRIGKTLNHSQQEGVMEYKMTCQSEGLVEVFIEPVLPPPHIVVMGKTAIAKALVKLAKISGFRVTAVAPDIKPDTFDKVDELITQYNLKQVNTTAASSIVVATQGDQDETALQEALGKTSCYVGFVSSKKKGSKVMDYLKDAGVDPARVAAVKSPAGIDINAKSPEEVAISILAEIIQVKSQAPGASGFTMFDTTREEAGKPKFYINPVCGVPVDINSPKHVIDYKGEKVYFCCDGCKVKFEQDPEKYMHKAKA, from the coding sequence ATGCTTGAGGTATTCTTAGAAAAAGGACAGGAACTGAGGAAAAGGAATGAACCCTTTGCCATCGCCGTAGTGGTGCGAAGGGAAGCACCCAGCAGCGGCAAAACAGGTGATAAGGCCATAATCAATAAATTTGGCGAGATCATCGGCTGGGTGGGAGGAGGCTGTGTCCGTGCCATCATCATCAAGGAAGCGGAAGATGCCATGAAGAGCGGCAAGGCCCGGCTCGTGCGAATTGGAAAAACCCTCAACCATTCCCAACAGGAAGGCGTTATGGAATATAAAATGACTTGTCAGAGTGAAGGCCTGGTGGAAGTGTTCATAGAACCCGTTCTGCCCCCGCCCCATATTGTGGTAATGGGAAAGACCGCAATTGCCAAGGCATTGGTGAAACTGGCCAAAATCTCGGGTTTCAGGGTTACAGCAGTAGCTCCTGATATCAAGCCTGACACATTCGACAAGGTAGATGAACTGATCACCCAATACAACCTGAAGCAGGTGAACACCACGGCTGCAAGCAGTATTGTGGTGGCCACGCAGGGCGACCAGGACGAGACAGCCTTACAAGAAGCCTTGGGCAAAACCTCCTGCTACGTAGGATTTGTATCGAGCAAGAAAAAGGGCAGCAAGGTCATGGACTACCTGAAAGATGCCGGGGTTGATCCCGCGCGCGTCGCAGCGGTAAAGTCCCCTGCGGGAATTGATATCAACGCCAAGAGCCCGGAAGAAGTGGCGATCAGTATCCTGGCCGAGATCATCCAGGTGAAGAGCCAGGCACCCGGTGCTTCAGGGTTTACTATGTTCGACACCACGAGGGAAGAAGCGGGTAAGCCCAAATTCTATATCAACCCTGTCTGCGGCGTTCCGGTGGATATCAATAGTCCCAAGCACGTGATCGATTATAAAGGGGAAAAAGTGTATTTCTGTTGTGATGGATGCAAAGTGAAGTTTGAGCAGGACCCGGAAAAATATATGCATAAGGCAAAAGCCTGA
- a CDS encoding XdhC family protein yields MKEIKAIINAFEKAGQEGKKTALVTVVHLEGSSYRRPGARMLVTDEGEMTGAISGGCLEGDALRKALSVLNQQQSRLVTYDTSDEDDATIGVQLGCAGVIQVLMEPIIPAQANHPVELLEKVANRRQPYVLITLFSLEDKKGRQPGTCLLVEADGMITGNIDNAILKASVLEDAAACFSQKQSVFRHYKSESFTVTAFIEYIEPAISLMIIGAGNDVMPLVEIAHTLGWEPSVIDGRPTHAKRERFASACQILVSKPEKVLEQLVIDEQTVFVLMTHNYNYDLAMLKALVNTSVSYIGVLGPKKKLDRMLDDMKAEGITLTPEQLSRIYGPVGLEIGAETAEEIALSILAEIRAVRSGTGGQSLRSKADTIHSREATRISEKHIQ; encoded by the coding sequence ATGAAAGAGATCAAAGCGATCATCAATGCTTTTGAAAAGGCCGGGCAGGAAGGCAAAAAGACTGCCCTGGTAACGGTCGTGCATTTGGAAGGCTCTTCCTATAGGCGACCGGGAGCAAGGATGCTGGTAACCGATGAAGGGGAAATGACCGGTGCGATCAGCGGCGGTTGCCTTGAAGGTGATGCGCTCAGGAAAGCATTGTCCGTATTGAACCAGCAGCAGTCGAGGCTGGTCACCTATGATACCAGCGATGAAGATGATGCCACCATTGGCGTGCAACTGGGATGCGCAGGTGTCATCCAGGTGTTGATGGAACCCATCATCCCTGCACAAGCCAACCACCCCGTTGAGTTACTGGAGAAAGTTGCCAACAGGCGGCAGCCTTATGTGCTTATAACCTTGTTCTCATTGGAAGACAAGAAAGGCCGGCAACCAGGTACCTGCCTGCTGGTGGAAGCAGACGGAATGATCACGGGCAATATTGACAATGCCATACTCAAAGCTTCAGTATTGGAAGATGCTGCCGCATGCTTTTCCCAAAAGCAATCCGTGTTCAGGCATTACAAATCGGAAAGCTTCACCGTTACAGCATTCATAGAATACATTGAACCGGCAATATCACTGATGATCATCGGTGCCGGCAATGATGTAATGCCGTTGGTGGAAATTGCCCATACATTGGGATGGGAACCCTCCGTCATTGATGGAAGACCCACCCATGCGAAAAGGGAGAGGTTTGCCAGTGCCTGCCAGATCCTGGTCAGTAAACCGGAAAAAGTACTGGAGCAATTGGTCATTGATGAGCAAACTGTTTTTGTTCTGATGACCCATAATTACAATTATGACCTGGCGATGCTGAAAGCATTGGTCAACACCTCCGTATCCTATATCGGTGTATTGGGTCCAAAGAAGAAACTGGACCGGATGCTGGATGATATGAAGGCCGAAGGCATCACCCTTACACCAGAACAACTATCGAGGATCTATGGACCGGTGGGACTGGAGATCGGTGCGGAAACGGCAGAAGAGATCGCCCTTTCCATACTGGCCGAGATCAGGGCCGTACGCAGTGGTACCGGAGGGCAGTCCCTTCGTTCCAAAGCAGATACCATTCACTCCAGGGAGGCGACGAGGATCAGCGAAAAACATATCCAGTGA
- a CDS encoding nucleotidyltransferase family protein — MKPVNQHSIHCAIVILAAGQSSRLGEAKQLLPYKGKSLLAQAVDTALATSIRPVVVVLGARNEAVAGELEGKEVVTALNAAWEEGMGSSLRCGLEKARSVAPETDAVIFMVCDQPYVTSDLLLQLVHTQESTLKPIVASSYGDQSGTPALFSSKIFPALLEIKGDTGARKLIRQYADEVATIPFPEGIIDIDTPSDYETLM, encoded by the coding sequence GTGAAACCGGTCAACCAACATAGCATCCACTGTGCAATAGTCATCCTTGCCGCTGGTCAATCCAGCCGCCTGGGCGAAGCCAAGCAATTGCTACCTTACAAGGGGAAGTCGCTACTGGCGCAGGCGGTGGACACTGCCTTAGCCACCAGCATTAGACCCGTGGTGGTGGTACTGGGTGCAAGGAATGAAGCAGTGGCCGGGGAATTAGAGGGCAAGGAGGTGGTGACAGCCCTGAATGCAGCCTGGGAAGAAGGGATGGGATCATCCTTGCGGTGCGGATTGGAAAAAGCAAGGAGCGTTGCTCCTGAAACAGACGCGGTGATCTTCATGGTTTGTGACCAACCCTATGTGACCAGTGATTTGTTGTTGCAATTGGTCCATACACAGGAATCAACCCTGAAACCCATTGTCGCCAGTAGTTATGGCGACCAGTCAGGAACCCCTGCCCTGTTCAGCAGTAAAATATTTCCGGCATTGCTGGAGATAAAGGGGGATACCGGGGCAAGGAAACTGATCAGGCAATACGCTGATGAAGTAGCAACGATACCCTTCCCGGAAGGGATCATTGATATCGATACCCCATCAGATTACGAAACCTTAATGTAG
- the moaA gene encoding GTP 3',8-cyclase MoaA, translating into MEGKLIDNFNRVHNYLRISLTDNCNFRCFYCMPEEEYDFAPASRLMQADEIYSIAKLFVEQGVNKIRLTGGEPLVRKDAAKIIRSLAQLPVNLTITTNGSRLHEFMDLLKECRIRSLNISLDTLDRDKFLLMTRRDQFQRVHDNIHLLLREGFHVKVNMVVMKGMNEQEILDFIEWTRHDPVHVRFIEFMPFSGNRWTSNKVFTWQEMLELAGTTYDILPLAAEPNDTAKKYQVPGHQGTFAVISTMSNNFCGTCNRIRLTADGKMKNCLFSASETDLLNPLRNGEDILPLIQQTIKAKKKELGGQFTTDFENLEATTIHNRSMITIGG; encoded by the coding sequence ATGGAAGGCAAACTGATAGATAACTTCAACCGTGTTCACAACTATCTGAGGATATCGTTGACGGACAACTGCAACTTCAGGTGCTTCTACTGCATGCCTGAAGAGGAGTATGATTTTGCCCCTGCCAGCAGGCTGATGCAGGCTGATGAGATCTATTCCATTGCCAAACTCTTCGTTGAACAGGGGGTTAATAAGATAAGGCTGACGGGTGGGGAACCATTGGTGCGAAAGGATGCTGCAAAGATCATCCGGTCATTGGCCCAATTACCGGTGAACCTCACCATCACCACCAATGGCAGCCGGCTCCACGAATTCATGGACCTGCTCAAGGAATGCAGGATCCGATCCCTCAATATCAGCCTGGACACACTCGACCGGGATAAGTTCCTGTTGATGACGCGCAGGGACCAGTTCCAGCGGGTGCATGACAATATCCATCTTCTGTTGCGGGAAGGCTTCCATGTAAAGGTGAACATGGTGGTGATGAAAGGAATGAACGAACAGGAGATCCTGGATTTCATCGAATGGACCAGGCATGATCCCGTACATGTGCGGTTCATCGAATTCATGCCTTTCAGTGGCAACAGGTGGACCAGCAACAAGGTCTTTACCTGGCAGGAAATGCTGGAACTGGCCGGGACAACATATGATATCCTGCCACTGGCCGCAGAGCCCAATGATACCGCTAAGAAATACCAGGTACCGGGCCATCAGGGAACTTTTGCCGTGATCAGTACCATGAGCAATAATTTCTGTGGCACCTGTAACCGCATCAGGCTTACGGCAGATGGCAAGATGAAGAACTGCCTCTTTTCTGCCTCAGAGACCGACCTGCTCAATCCATTGAGAAATGGGGAAGATATCCTTCCACTCATCCAGCAGACCATAAAGGCCAAGAAAAAGGAACTGGGCGGACAATTCACTACCGATTTTGAAAACCTCGAAGCAACAACCATCCATAACCGAAGTATGATCACTATTGGCGGATGA